Genomic segment of Falco peregrinus isolate bFalPer1 chromosome 5, bFalPer1.pri, whole genome shotgun sequence:
CAAAAGCCTTTAAAGcatgctgcttctttcagaaatgtttttctttcagtattacGTTTTGCcgtctttattttctttattattatctttatttatttaaaaacatacaggTTTTAAGGGCTTCCTTCAGTCCAAGCTAGTTCTTTTTCAGTTGTGGTGGCACAGATGACTTTTGTTTTATAGCAGTATTTAGAACACTGTCGGTTTGATTACAAGGTCTTGTAAGTTAACTTTTTATGACTAGGCTCCCACTTTGTAGAAGATGTCTCATTGTTGTGAAAGATTATAAatggggggctgctgcttggATTAAAATATCGCTTCATATgcttaattttatgttttggggttgttctttttttcaggtcagATAAAACTCTCCAAGATATTGTATACAAGCTAGTACCAGGCCTTTTCAAAAGTAAGTAGTTAAACTGgattttttcttcagagcagaaaaacaaaaccagagctgcTATCAGTACCGGGAGCTACAGagtaaatactaaaataaaaatatgtgcttTTCCATCTagatgaaatgaaaagaagaaggGATTTTTATGCTGCTCATCCATCAGCTGATGGTAAAAGCTTCTCGTTCACAATTTTAATGAATGTAGCGTTGACCTAGATGcattgctgtttcctttttaacttACAAATCGTGTATTACCATGACAGAATTTTAAGAAGTAAATTCAGCCTAATAAAAGTTTACTGTTTTAGCAGTTAGGGAGCTTTAATTAATAATCTTActatggagattttttttcttgttactgaGAATTGCCATTCTTCCTGATTtgaatttcaaaatgtaaattattgtGGAAATTTCTGCGCAGCTGCCAATGGCTCTAATGAAGACAGGGGAGAAGTGGCTGACGAAGACAAAAGAATTATAACAGACGACGAGATAATAAGCTTATCCATTGAATTCTTTGACCAGAATAGGCAAGTTCCAGAATGGCAATATTTTATGTTTACCTGACTGTTGGCAGctatatttattatttgttgtaattgtttcatttcttctcgCAGACTGGAACGAAAAGGAaataaggagaaagaaaaatcaaaggaagaGGTAAATAACTTTCCTTTACTCCAGGGGAAATGTAACACACACAAACATCTTCGGGGCAGGTTTGTAGCTGAGAAAAATGCATAGGTATATGTATCTAGAACAAAAGAAGCATATCTCCTATTGTGGTGCTAGGTACAAAAGAGGTAAAACATCATCATACAGCTGTATATGtaagcaactttttaaaataaaaaaaaaacctgtagtattacttttaaagcagaagctgatATTTTGTCAAATTCTGCtgtaaatttatattttaataaattatttattattgaaTATAAAAAGACCCTATGTAATGCATATATATCCTAAAAAGGGATTTTGTATGAGATACAAATCTTTACATATGAAATTCGctgcttttttattactttctctGGAACTGTAATTTAGCTCTTATTTCTGTTGTTCCTTCTAAGGCAGCAGAAATTGTTGTATCATAATTCATAATCTAACAaggtcccttttttttttttttttaatgacataaaATGTTAGAATACAAGTTTGGTGGGAGTAATTGCTTGTTCTCAGTAGACTGATTTTCTTTACTATGCCATCAGGTGAATGACAAAAGATACTTACGCTGCCCAGCAGCAATGACAGTGATGCACCTAAGAAAGTTCCTGCGGAGTAAAATGGATATACCCAACACTTTCCAGGTACGTATGGGGAAAGAGTGTTGtattgttggtttgttttttttttttaaatcagtcttGCTATTCTGAGCCTGCTACTGCTGGTTAGCACTTAGTTTCTCATTACAGCCAGTTTCAGCAAGTGCCAACTACCAAGTATTTCTGGTGTGTGCAATATGTTGATGGGATTatgaacattattttaaaaatatctatcaGGAGAGTTTGGTGAcattctgtaattttttcaaTGCTGTAAATACCAAAGTATTGAGAAACTGCTCcttaatgtatttaaaacatatctAATAGATATGAAAAGTCCATATCCCCTGCTGGGTTTGGTAtagcattttttcagttttctgatacATATGGCAGTGGGGTTACTTTCCCCCCTAGAGCAGTCATACGCTAGGGGTAAATACCTGGATGCTCCTTAATGCAAGGGTTTCTCTTGGACAGATTGATGTGATGTACGAAGAGGAGCCTCTGAAGGACTACTACACCCTAATGGATATTGCCTACATCTATACCTGGAGGCGGGTGAGTATCTCCAGCATGCCTCCTcccagggcagggtggggggtgcagGTGCGGGTTGTGGCCCGGGGAGGGTCCTTACCAGGGTTTTGCCTTTGCCTTGCAGAACGGGCCTCTCCCCTTGAAATACCGGGTCCGACCTACATGCAAGAGAATGAAGATCAGTCACCAGAGGGAAGGCTTGAATAATAGCGGGGAGCTGGAAAGTGACTCTGGGAGCGACAAGGCGAGCAGCCCAGCAGGAGGCAtcccctccacctcctcctgtttgcccagccccagcacgcCGGTCCAGTCTCcacacccccagttcccccacATCTCCAGCACCATGAAcggcaccagcagcagccccagcagtaACCACCAGTCCTCCTTTACCAACAGAGCACGGAAAACGTCGATAAATGGCTCTTCGGCCACTTCATCTGGTTGACGTGCCAACCAGGCTAtcaccccctgccctccccgcccctccTTTATATAGATCTCTCCATGCCATTACAGCTTTATAGATGCTAATCCATGTGACTATCGTCcaaattgctttcttttgtagTGACACTGAACTTGGCTATAAAAGGCGGACTAGGTGACATTCAGGATGGACGTTAATGGAAACGCAAGATTGAAATGTAAATTGTTTTCAGAGGACTGGGAAGCAAACAAAAGTTACACCTTCACCTGTTCTGAGTGATGCGGAGTTGTTTCCGTCCCCATCATCTGGACTCGGGAGTCTCCAGAAGTTGATACAAATCCCGGGAAGTAGTTTGTTAATCCAGACTAACTCCTCCATTGCATTC
This window contains:
- the BMI1 gene encoding polycomb complex protein BMI-1 — encoded protein: MHRTTRIKITELNPHLMCVLCGGYFIDATTIIECLHSFCKTCIVRYLETSKYCPICDVQVHKTRPLLNIRSDKTLQDIVYKLVPGLFKNEMKRRRDFYAAHPSADAANGSNEDRGEVADEDKRIITDDEIISLSIEFFDQNRLERKGNKEKEKSKEEVNDKRYLRCPAAMTVMHLRKFLRSKMDIPNTFQIDVMYEEEPLKDYYTLMDIAYIYTWRRNGPLPLKYRVRPTCKRMKISHQREGLNNSGELESDSGSDKASSPAGGIPSTSSCLPSPSTPVQSPHPQFPHISSTMNGTSSSPSSNHQSSFTNRARKTSINGSSATSSG